The following proteins are encoded in a genomic region of Pseudomonadota bacterium:
- a CDS encoding O-antigen ligase family protein has product MKKSNKKENKKENKKENKKGKNSDSYVFYKDLNLIEDAVIGLLFFSVTLLFSTGLLVNFTLPKLVALRVCTICLVLFWVYRIKKGEIKPVPKLVLYSGVILGLWWIFTTFFALHKPTAIHGVYGRYNGLLTHEIWLLIFFIIVSMPMDIKRIERILKLFIASLIPVSLYALVQFYGYDPVPWVQLQGRSASTIGHPVMLSALLGLALPFVITFFFQEETAMERFSWGIIFLLFLLAAITTLSRGPLIGIVVSSTLVIVFNLKNIKLPKKRYILFFSSLIMVLVIVLSIYTDWDRVVDRIKSSDEIKIRLIYYKATMNIVRDNPLVGVGMENFRIIYPRYRLAEENEIARDIVPTMVHNGYLQTALTNGLPALLLYLTFLISIIALLIKTYMNQKDQHRKLLLIGFLASISGFLIQDLTGWLEISLTTFFWIILGLSVSFCMMDYQRVTVSGLKRTLGYIFSILCLIVLIYLFVDSINRVYTDRLFWKSKMLYASSAWKETELNIIEGLKAMENDFYYEDMAGTLYARRFGETGDEVLYKRSALLFEQAHIHNPFDPYVLLHRIEMETLALRKGTITKPSQYGEYAVDKVPVMDKNNPSVYEALTRLRMAEKRVPEALDLMKRAKVLSYEHRKFYLLEGDVYRELKDYPGAIGSYEKSISLSEKEKLLKKENQLKPEWITAKYGLVFCLIQTKDYTRALKEIKSVLSLFPDNVGSYIIMGDVYGFMNDIEKAKESFATALKIDPGNPFAKRGYLKCIEILEKRQYR; this is encoded by the coding sequence ATGAAAAAGAGTAACAAAAAGGAAAACAAAAAGGAAAACAAAAAGGAAAACAAAAAGGGTAAAAACAGTGATTCTTACGTTTTTTATAAAGACCTGAACCTTATCGAAGATGCTGTTATTGGGCTTCTTTTCTTCTCTGTGACACTTTTATTCAGCACAGGCCTTCTGGTTAATTTTACGCTCCCAAAACTTGTGGCATTAAGGGTATGTACTATTTGTCTCGTTTTATTCTGGGTATACCGCATAAAGAAGGGTGAGATTAAACCAGTACCGAAGCTGGTTCTTTATAGCGGGGTTATTCTTGGTTTGTGGTGGATTTTTACGACCTTTTTTGCCCTGCACAAACCAACTGCCATACACGGTGTTTATGGGAGATACAATGGTCTTTTGACCCATGAAATATGGTTGCTTATCTTTTTTATTATTGTTTCAATGCCGATGGACATTAAAAGAATCGAAAGAATTCTAAAGTTATTCATAGCATCATTAATCCCTGTGTCCTTGTATGCCCTGGTTCAATTCTATGGCTATGACCCGGTACCGTGGGTACAGCTGCAGGGAAGATCTGCTTCAACCATAGGACATCCTGTAATGCTCTCCGCACTCCTTGGTCTTGCTCTTCCCTTTGTGATCACATTCTTTTTTCAGGAAGAAACGGCCATGGAGCGGTTTAGCTGGGGGATAATATTTTTGCTGTTTCTCCTCGCTGCCATCACCACCTTAAGCAGGGGTCCTTTAATAGGAATTGTGGTATCATCCACGCTGGTAATCGTATTTAATCTTAAAAACATTAAACTACCAAAGAAGCGGTACATTTTATTTTTTTCATCTTTGATAATGGTGCTTGTTATTGTTTTAAGCATCTATACAGACTGGGACAGAGTTGTAGACCGTATAAAATCGAGCGATGAGATAAAGATCAGATTGATATATTATAAAGCCACTATGAATATCGTAAGAGACAATCCCCTTGTGGGGGTTGGCATGGAAAATTTCAGGATTATTTATCCCAGATATAGATTAGCAGAAGAAAATGAGATAGCGAGAGATATAGTGCCTACAATGGTCCATAATGGTTATTTGCAGACAGCCCTGACGAATGGGCTTCCTGCTTTGCTCCTCTATTTAACGTTCCTTATCTCTATAATTGCTCTACTGATAAAGACCTATATGAATCAGAAGGACCAGCACCGTAAACTTCTATTGATAGGTTTTTTAGCATCAATATCTGGATTTTTGATACAAGACCTTACTGGCTGGCTTGAAATCTCACTTACCACATTTTTCTGGATTATCCTCGGTTTGTCTGTTTCCTTCTGCATGATGGATTATCAAAGGGTTACTGTGAGCGGATTAAAACGAACATTAGGCTACATCTTCTCAATTTTATGCCTTATCGTTTTAATCTATCTTTTTGTGGATAGTATAAACAGGGTTTATACAGATAGATTGTTCTGGAAATCTAAAATGCTCTATGCAAGTTCGGCATGGAAAGAAACAGAGTTAAACATTATAGAAGGACTTAAAGCCATGGAAAATGACTTTTACTATGAAGATATGGCAGGTACTTTATATGCGAGAAGGTTTGGTGAGACAGGGGATGAGGTGTTATATAAGAGAAGCGCTTTACTGTTCGAACAGGCACACATCCATAATCCGTTCGATCCTTATGTATTGCTTCACAGGATAGAGATGGAGACCCTTGCTTTACGAAAGGGCACCATCACGAAACCCTCTCAATATGGAGAGTATGCTGTCGATAAGGTGCCTGTGATGGATAAGAATAATCCCTCTGTCTATGAAGCGCTGACAAGGCTGAGGATGGCTGAAAAAAGAGTCCCGGAGGCGCTGGACTTAATGAAAAGGGCAAAGGTTTTAAGCTATGAACACAGAAAATTCTATCTTCTTGAAGGCGATGTCTACCGTGAACTGAAAGATTATCCAGGAGCAATAGGGTCGTATGAAAAATCAATTTCACTGTCAGAGAAGGAGAAATTATTAAAGAAAGAGAATCAGTTGAAACCGGAATGGATAACAGCAAAATATGGACTTGTTTTTTGCCTTATTCAAACAAAGGATTACACAAGGGCACTGAAAGAAATCAAAAGTGTACTCTCACTTTTTCCTGATAATGTGGGTTCTTATATTATCATGGGGGATGTGTATGGTTTTATGAATGATATAGAAAAAGCAAAGGAATCCTTTGCCACTGCTTTAAAGATAGACCCGGGTAACCCGTTTGCAAAGAGAGGCTATTTGAAATGCATAGAAATATTAGAGAAAAGGCAATACAGGTAG